In Desulfobacterales bacterium, a single genomic region encodes these proteins:
- a CDS encoding ABC transporter ATP-binding protein codes for MDQPLYEIKSLSYRYPDGKSALKEIDLTIYKNDKIALVGQNGSGKTTFVKHLNGILQGKSEKFLYKGRPINDELKKLRLEIGMVFQDADDHLFCNTLYEDIAFGLVNKKFENAEVKERVFQALKLVGLDNLIYKSPNNLSYGQKKRAAFAAVIAMEPDVLILDEPTANLDPKQEKIFLELLSKYKGTLICITHDLVFAYGICERAVVLKNGMIHHDYSLKDLISQKSSLREHGLDFSFRFSCCHEDGKHFHGPYGHNHHPSDHVEEKKHPTITSSDTDIFEVLRFNNYSYKYPDGSSAIKNIDISIKKGESLAFIGENGAGKSTLASCIIGINKGQGDYYFNGASVNEKYRKNLWKYCGLVFQNSEDQLFCPSCFEEVAFGPKQLGLKKQEIEERVFEALSLVKLQGYEKRVPHHMSGGEKKRLSIASILSMKPEVLILDEPTASLDPENEEILIEILKKINSTKILISHDLFFISMLCPRTIVMHNGNLIRDYKTYEFLNDEKLTSINGVDYTFKNQCCHEIIKSWEQI; via the coding sequence ATGGATCAACCTCTATACGAGATAAAATCCCTTTCATACAGATATCCTGACGGGAAATCTGCTTTAAAAGAAATTGACCTTACAATTTATAAAAACGATAAAATAGCCCTTGTAGGCCAAAATGGTTCAGGTAAAACAACTTTTGTTAAGCATTTAAATGGAATACTTCAAGGCAAAAGTGAAAAGTTTTTATATAAAGGCAGACCTATAAACGATGAATTAAAAAAATTACGCCTTGAAATCGGCATGGTTTTTCAAGATGCCGATGATCATTTGTTTTGTAATACTTTGTATGAAGATATTGCATTTGGTTTAGTTAATAAAAAGTTTGAGAACGCAGAAGTAAAAGAAAGGGTGTTTCAAGCCCTTAAATTAGTAGGGTTAGATAATCTTATATATAAATCACCCAATAATTTAAGTTATGGACAGAAAAAAAGGGCGGCTTTTGCCGCGGTTATTGCTATGGAACCGGATGTCCTTATTCTTGACGAGCCTACCGCTAACCTTGACCCAAAACAGGAAAAAATATTTTTAGAATTATTGTCCAAATACAAAGGAACTTTAATATGTATAACCCATGATCTTGTTTTTGCTTATGGGATATGCGAACGAGCAGTAGTATTAAAAAATGGAATGATTCATCATGATTATTCCTTAAAAGATCTTATATCTCAAAAATCTTCCTTAAGGGAACATGGTCTTGATTTTAGCTTTAGATTTAGCTGCTGCCATGAAGATGGGAAGCATTTTCATGGGCCTTATGGCCACAATCATCATCCATCCGATCATGTTGAAGAAAAAAAACATCCTACCATAACATCATCAGACACAGATATTTTTGAAGTATTAAGATTCAATAACTATTCTTACAAATATCCTGATGGAAGTTCGGCAATAAAAAATATAGATATTTCAATTAAAAAAGGTGAAAGCCTTGCGTTCATAGGTGAAAATGGAGCAGGTAAATCAACTCTTGCTTCATGTATTATCGGCATTAATAAAGGGCAAGGAGATTATTATTTTAATGGAGCTTCTGTTAACGAAAAGTATAGAAAAAATTTATGGAAATATTGTGGACTTGTTTTTCAAAATTCGGAAGACCAGCTTTTTTGTCCTTCGTGTTTTGAAGAAGTAGCTTTTGGTCCAAAACAATTGGGACTTAAAAAACAGGAAATTGAAGAAAGAGTTTTTGAAGCGCTGTCCTTAGTAAAACTACAAGGGTATGAAAAAAGAGTTCCTCATCATATGAGCGGAGGAGAAAAAAAGAGACTTTCAATCGCATCGATTTTAAGCATGAAGCCAGAAGTACTTATACTTGATGAGCCTACAGCAAGCCTTGATCCTGAAAATGAGGAAATTTTAATTGAAATTTTAAAAAAAATTAATTCCACAAAAATACTAATCAGCCATGATTTGTTCTTTATTTCAATGCTATGCCCACGAACTATTGTAATGCATAATGGCAACTTGATACGGGATTATAAAACCTATGAATTTTTAAATGACGAAAAATTAACTTCAATAAATGGAGTTGATTATACATTTAAAAATCAGTGCTGCCACGAAATTATAAAGTCTTGGGAACAGATATAA
- a CDS encoding cache domain-containing protein: protein MKKKLISIQTMFLKNIILTSLASLGVLCLFWIYGEYNDFIWESELLRREYVQSQKRMLKNEVNSVVNYIEYMKNRTEIKLKNTIKERIYEAYEIALNIYKQNSDIKSPDEIKKMIKDALRPIRFNKGRGYYFILTMEGIEELFSDKPEMEGSNMLPIQGGKGEYVAKEIIDLVRQQQEGFYQYTWSKPNNPSGFFPKITFAKKFEPYDWVIGTGEYIDDVKNEIQNEVLERIVGLRFGEEGYFFGSIYGGEPLFTNGKITKGTGSIWHLTDPNGVMITQEYNKIVKNSEGGFVDYAWHKLDSSTPSPKIAFVMGIPDWEWIIGAGVYIDTIESTIADNEKMIKKNLIEKFIKSFVFLSLILAYYLYLTRRNAIKFKKAINHFSSFFQKAANELINIDPETLYFSELSLIADSANKMINDRKYAENSLKENEALLRTIAENFPNSYLSIVYKDFTVGFTSGQELKKQGLDSEMFVGKKVEDIFGDKSEIVKENYQRTFEGQECTFELFMNAQYQLYRTVPLHEEDGSINCILSVVENITDRRLAEKAKKEAENERLRLEAQLRQTQKMEAIGTLAGGIAHDFNNMLAVILGNTELALDYISNENHAYECLLETKIASLRAKELIKQILDFSRKNNFEREPIDITALLKECLRMVRASLPTTIKIQKNICGNSEIFFANPTQIYQIIVNLCTNAAHAMNFEGQLEILSEKITIEDTDNKIIQGLNSGKYMKISVSDTGSGIKPEHIDKIFDPYFTTKEVGKGSGLGLSVVYGIVKSHGGIITVYSELGKGSTFNVYLPIIESKEKIEKEELKPIPTGDETILFVDDEELLTKMAQRMLISLGYKVVCSTNPLHALELFRSMPDNFDLIITDMTMPDLPGNKLASELIKIRSDIPIIMCTGHSEIVNGNSAKQIGIKKYLMKPLTKRNIAEVIREVLEK from the coding sequence ATGAAAAAGAAATTAATAAGCATTCAAACCATGTTTTTGAAAAATATAATTCTTACATCATTAGCGTCTCTGGGGGTGTTGTGTCTTTTTTGGATTTATGGTGAATATAATGATTTTATTTGGGAATCTGAATTATTAAGACGAGAATACGTTCAATCTCAAAAAAGAATGCTTAAAAATGAGGTCAATAGTGTCGTTAATTATATAGAATATATGAAAAACCGAACTGAAATAAAGTTAAAAAACACGATTAAAGAGCGTATTTATGAAGCTTACGAAATAGCATTGAATATCTACAAACAGAACTCTGACATAAAATCCCCTGATGAGATAAAAAAGATGATTAAAGACGCTTTGAGGCCTATTCGTTTTAATAAAGGCAGGGGCTATTATTTTATACTCACTATGGAAGGAATAGAGGAGCTTTTTTCGGACAAACCTGAAATGGAAGGAAGCAATATGCTCCCTATTCAAGGGGGAAAAGGCGAATATGTTGCTAAAGAGATAATTGATCTTGTTCGTCAACAACAAGAAGGTTTTTACCAATATACATGGTCAAAACCGAATAACCCTTCTGGATTTTTTCCAAAAATTACATTTGCTAAAAAATTTGAGCCTTATGATTGGGTTATTGGAACAGGAGAATACATTGATGACGTTAAAAATGAGATTCAAAATGAAGTACTTGAAAGGATTGTCGGTCTGCGGTTTGGCGAAGAAGGCTATTTTTTTGGGAGTATATATGGCGGAGAACCTCTTTTTACAAACGGTAAGATAACTAAAGGAACTGGTAGTATTTGGCATCTAACAGACCCGAACGGTGTAATGATCACTCAAGAATATAATAAAATAGTTAAAAATTCAGAGGGTGGTTTTGTCGATTATGCTTGGCATAAACTGGATTCATCAACACCTTCACCTAAAATAGCTTTTGTTATGGGCATTCCTGATTGGGAATGGATAATTGGTGCTGGAGTTTATATCGATACTATTGAATCGACAATCGCTGATAACGAAAAAATGATTAAAAAAAATTTGATCGAAAAATTTATAAAAAGTTTTGTTTTCCTTTCATTAATTTTAGCGTATTACTTGTATCTAACACGACGCAATGCGATTAAATTTAAGAAAGCAATTAATCATTTTTCTTCTTTTTTCCAAAAAGCAGCTAATGAACTTATAAATATTGACCCTGAGACATTATATTTTTCCGAATTAAGCCTAATTGCGGATTCTGCTAATAAAATGATTAATGACCGAAAATATGCTGAAAATAGCTTAAAAGAAAATGAGGCATTATTAAGAACAATTGCTGAAAATTTTCCGAATTCTTACTTGTCCATAGTTTATAAAGATTTTACTGTCGGTTTCACATCAGGTCAAGAGCTTAAAAAGCAAGGATTGGATTCTGAAATGTTTGTTGGAAAAAAAGTTGAAGATATATTTGGAGATAAATCAGAAATTGTTAAAGAGAATTACCAGAGAACTTTTGAAGGGCAGGAATGTACCTTTGAACTTTTTATGAATGCGCAATATCAGCTTTATAGAACTGTTCCTTTGCATGAAGAAGATGGTTCTATAAACTGTATTTTATCCGTTGTGGAAAATATTACTGACCGCCGTTTGGCTGAAAAAGCTAAGAAAGAAGCTGAAAATGAAAGGTTGCGTCTTGAGGCTCAACTTCGGCAAACACAAAAAATGGAAGCTATCGGAACTTTGGCTGGAGGTATTGCCCACGATTTCAACAATATGCTTGCTGTTATTCTTGGTAACACAGAGCTGGCTTTAGATTATATTTCTAACGAAAATCATGCTTACGAATGTCTTTTAGAAACAAAAATAGCATCTCTTAGAGCTAAAGAACTTATTAAGCAAATTCTTGATTTCAGTAGAAAAAATAATTTTGAAAGAGAACCGATTGATATCACAGCTCTTTTAAAAGAATGTTTAAGAATGGTTAGAGCCTCCTTGCCGACTACTATTAAAATTCAAAAAAATATTTGCGGTAATTCTGAAATCTTTTTTGCAAACCCAACACAAATATATCAAATAATAGTGAATTTATGCACTAATGCAGCTCACGCAATGAATTTTGAAGGACAATTGGAAATTTTATCTGAGAAAATAACTATCGAAGATACTGACAATAAGATTATACAAGGTCTAAATTCAGGTAAATACATGAAAATTTCCGTGAGTGACACTGGAAGCGGTATTAAGCCCGAACACATTGATAAAATTTTTGATCCCTATTTTACAACAAAAGAAGTTGGTAAAGGTTCAGGCTTAGGGCTTTCAGTTGTATATGGCATTGTTAAATCCCATGGCGGGATCATTACAGTTTACAGTGAATTAGGAAAAGGATCTACTTTTAATGTGTATTTACCAATTATTGAATCAAAAGAAAAGATTGAAAAAGAGGAGCTAAAGCCTATACCAACTGGAGATGAAACAATATTATTCGTTGATGATGAAGAATTGTTGACAAAAATGGCTCAAAGAATGTTAATATCCCTTGGTTATAAAGTTGTATGCAGCACGAATCCTTTACACGCATTAGAACTTTTCCGATCTATGCCTGATAATTTTGATTTAATTATAACAGATATGACGATGCCTGATTTACCTGGAAATAAGTTAGCATCGGAGTTAATTAAAATTCGTTCCGATATTCCGATAATTATGTGTACAGGTCATAGCGAAATAGTAAACGGCAATTCGGCAAAACAAATTGGTATTAAAAAATATCTCATGAAGCCTTTGACAAAAAGAAATATCGCTGAGGTTATTCGAGAGGTTTTGGAAAAATAA